From a region of the Corallococcus coralloides DSM 2259 genome:
- a CDS encoding two-component system sensor histidine kinase NtrB — protein MAPGLRSRLVWLVLFRTVAASLSLIVTVVRLVTQPVQEPSRADSLSFAVIAGAYLLTVVTGLRLRRGTAGRLDATVQVVGDVLIATGLVYLSGGADSPLTFLYSLAVIGAAVVLDWRGALVAAAVSTFAFTALLLVMGLTTPAGSIMASPSRVLFVLGSNALALVLIAVLSGYLSRQLSATGGALSQSEADLRRLGRLQQLILSSMPSGLVTCDIHRRVTFLNTAGSGILQEDARACVGQPLEKLLPGVSALAPRSIRSELPVQTPGGKRVLGLSVSPLEGEAGALLIVFQDLTELRRMEEDLKRTDRLASLGTLSAQLAHELRNPLASMRGSAQLLAQEQSQDAVVQRLTGILTRESDRLARLVEDFLRFARPPQPQRRPVALDTLVSETVDMLRADPLTREVTLEVRVPQPLTAPVDPDQLRQVLINLVRNGCQAAGARGTVRVALARVDEEAQIRVWDSAGSITEEMMGHLFEPFFTTRSGGTGLGLSTAHSLIRAHGGTIRVTSHPAEGTEFLVGLPL, from the coding sequence GTGGCCCCGGGGCTGCGCTCGCGCCTGGTGTGGCTGGTGTTGTTCCGCACCGTGGCGGCGAGCCTGTCGCTCATCGTGACGGTGGTGCGGCTGGTGACCCAGCCCGTGCAGGAGCCCAGCCGCGCGGACTCGCTGTCGTTCGCGGTCATCGCGGGCGCCTATCTCCTCACCGTGGTGACGGGCCTGCGGCTGCGCCGGGGCACGGCCGGGCGCCTGGACGCCACGGTGCAGGTGGTGGGCGACGTGCTCATCGCCACCGGGCTCGTCTACCTGAGCGGCGGCGCGGACTCCCCGCTCACGTTCCTCTACAGCCTGGCCGTCATTGGCGCGGCGGTGGTGCTGGACTGGCGCGGCGCGCTGGTGGCCGCGGCCGTGTCCACGTTCGCCTTCACCGCGCTCTTGCTGGTGATGGGGCTCACCACGCCCGCGGGCAGCATCATGGCGTCGCCCTCGCGGGTGCTCTTCGTGCTGGGCAGCAACGCGCTGGCGCTGGTGCTCATCGCCGTCCTGTCCGGCTACCTGTCGCGCCAGCTGTCCGCCACCGGCGGCGCGCTGTCCCAGAGCGAGGCGGACCTGCGCCGGCTGGGGCGGCTCCAGCAGCTCATCCTGTCCTCCATGCCGTCGGGGCTCGTCACCTGCGACATCCACCGGCGCGTCACCTTCCTCAACACCGCGGGCAGCGGCATCCTCCAGGAGGACGCCCGCGCATGCGTGGGGCAGCCCCTGGAGAAGCTGCTGCCGGGCGTGTCCGCGCTGGCGCCGCGCTCCATCCGCAGCGAGCTGCCCGTGCAGACGCCGGGCGGCAAGAGGGTGCTGGGCCTGTCGGTGTCACCCCTGGAGGGGGAGGCGGGCGCGCTGCTCATCGTCTTCCAGGACCTCACCGAGCTGCGGCGCATGGAGGAAGACCTGAAGCGCACGGACCGGCTGGCCAGCCTGGGCACGCTCTCCGCGCAGCTCGCGCACGAGCTGCGCAACCCGCTGGCCTCCATGCGCGGCTCCGCGCAGCTCCTGGCCCAGGAGCAGTCGCAGGACGCGGTGGTGCAGCGGCTCACCGGCATCCTCACGCGCGAGTCGGACCGGCTGGCGCGGCTGGTGGAGGACTTCCTGCGCTTTGCCCGCCCGCCCCAGCCGCAGCGCCGCCCGGTGGCCCTGGACACGCTGGTGTCGGAGACGGTGGACATGCTGCGCGCGGACCCCCTCACGCGCGAGGTGACCCTGGAGGTGCGGGTGCCCCAGCCGCTGACGGCGCCGGTGGATCCGGATCAGCTGCGCCAGGTGCTCATCAACCTGGTGCGCAACGGCTGTCAGGCGGCGGGGGCGCGGGGCACGGTGCGCGTGGCCCTGGCACGGGTGGACGAGGAAGCGCAGATTCGGGTCTGGGATTCGGCCGGCAGCATCACGGAGGAGATGATGGGACACCTGTTCGAACCGTTCTTCACCACGCGGAGCGGTGGCACCGGGCTGGGCCTGTCCACCGCGCACTCCCTCATCCGCGCGCACGGCGGCACCATCCGAGTGACGTCGCACCCGGCCGAAGGCACCGAGTTCCTGGTGGGGCTGCCGCTGTGA
- a CDS encoding type II secretion system F family protein — protein MAAPAVQQKATASKKNTAQFLWEAKTKSGESKKGEMEASDIEAVNARLKSLGLNPTKVRKKSALDGEISLPGMGGVTGKDILIFTRQFATMIDAGLPLVQCLDILASQMDNPAFKKVVFAIKSKVEQGSTFADALKEHPKVFDELYVQLCAAGEVGGILDTILNRLAAYREKNEKLKAKVKGAMTYPTVVILVAIGVTALLLLKVTPVFEKMFSDFGSALPGPTQVVVDMSKFAQAYFLHTVVAIAAVVFAFTWSYRQPRGRKFWDKTFLKLPLFGDVLRKVAVARFTRTLGTMISSGVPILDALDVTAKTAGNRTVEEAIYYVRGKIAEGKNIAGPLLETKVFPSMVVQMIGVGEATGAMDTMLNKIADFYDDEVDTAIGALTSMIEPILMVFLGGVVGGFLIAMYLPIFSLAGAIK, from the coding sequence ATGGCAGCACCAGCAGTGCAGCAGAAGGCGACAGCGTCCAAGAAGAACACGGCCCAGTTCCTCTGGGAGGCGAAGACCAAGAGCGGGGAGAGCAAGAAGGGCGAGATGGAGGCCTCGGACATCGAGGCCGTCAACGCGCGCCTGAAGTCCCTGGGCCTCAACCCGACGAAGGTGCGCAAGAAGAGCGCGCTCGACGGGGAGATCTCCCTGCCCGGCATGGGCGGCGTGACGGGCAAGGACATCCTCATCTTCACCCGTCAGTTCGCGACGATGATCGACGCGGGCCTGCCGCTGGTGCAGTGCTTGGACATCCTCGCCAGCCAGATGGACAACCCCGCCTTCAAGAAGGTGGTGTTCGCCATCAAGAGCAAGGTGGAGCAGGGCAGCACCTTCGCGGACGCGCTGAAGGAGCACCCCAAGGTCTTCGACGAGCTCTACGTGCAGCTGTGCGCCGCGGGCGAGGTGGGCGGTATCCTCGACACCATCCTCAACCGGCTCGCCGCCTACCGTGAGAAGAACGAGAAGCTCAAGGCGAAGGTCAAGGGCGCCATGACCTACCCGACGGTGGTCATCCTGGTGGCCATCGGCGTGACGGCGCTGCTGCTGCTCAAGGTGACGCCCGTCTTCGAGAAGATGTTCTCGGACTTCGGCTCCGCGCTGCCGGGCCCCACGCAGGTCGTCGTGGACATGTCGAAGTTCGCCCAGGCGTACTTCCTCCACACCGTCGTGGCCATCGCGGCGGTCGTCTTCGCCTTCACCTGGAGCTACCGCCAGCCCAGGGGCCGCAAGTTCTGGGATAAGACCTTCCTCAAGCTGCCCCTGTTCGGCGACGTGCTGCGCAAGGTGGCCGTGGCGCGCTTCACGCGCACGCTGGGCACGATGATCTCCTCCGGCGTGCCCATCCTGGACGCGCTGGACGTGACGGCGAAGACGGCCGGCAACCGCACGGTGGAAGAGGCCATCTATTACGTCCGCGGGAAGATCGCCGAGGGCAAGAACATCGCGGGTCCGCTCCTGGAGACCAAGGTGTTCCCGTCCATGGTGGTGCAGATGATTGGCGTCGGTGAGGCGACGGGCGCCATGGACACCATGCTCAACAAGATCGCCGACTTCTACGATGACGAAGTGGACACGGCCATCGGCGCGCTGACGTCGATGATCGAACCCATCCTGATGGTGTTCCTCGGCGGCGTGGTCGGCGGCTTCCTCATCGCCATGTACCTGCCCATCTTCTCGCTTGCCGGCGCGATCAAGTAA
- a CDS encoding type IV pilus twitching motility protein PilT, translating to MANLHQLLKAMVEKGSSDLHITTGSPPQLRVDGELVPLKTAPLTPVETKQLCYSILTDAQKHKFEEENELDLSFGVKGLSRFRANIFMQRGAVAGAFRTIPFKILTFQELGLPPVVAELVKKPRGLILVTGPTGSGKSTTLASMIDKINTERHEHIMTIEDPIEYLHPHKNCLVNQREVGADTRNFKTALKYILRQDPDVVLVGELRDLETIEAALTIAETGHICYATLHTNSAVQTINRILDVFPPYQQPQVRAQLSFVLEGVMSQALVAKQGAPGRVLALEVMVPNPAIRNLIREDKVHQIYSSMQVGQAKYGMQTFNQALAALLARRVISQDEAFGRSSDPEELRNILATGGGPGGAQRPAGGAGAR from the coding sequence GTGGCCAACCTGCACCAGCTCCTCAAGGCGATGGTCGAGAAGGGCTCTTCCGACCTCCACATCACCACCGGCTCGCCGCCGCAGCTCCGCGTGGACGGTGAGCTCGTCCCGCTCAAGACGGCGCCGCTCACGCCCGTGGAGACCAAGCAGCTCTGCTACTCCATCCTCACGGACGCCCAGAAGCACAAGTTCGAGGAGGAGAACGAGCTGGACCTGTCGTTCGGCGTGAAGGGCCTGTCGCGCTTCCGCGCGAACATCTTCATGCAGCGCGGCGCCGTCGCCGGTGCGTTCCGTACGATTCCCTTCAAGATTTTGACGTTCCAGGAGCTGGGCCTGCCGCCGGTGGTGGCGGAGCTGGTGAAGAAGCCGCGCGGCCTCATCCTGGTGACGGGCCCCACGGGCTCCGGCAAGTCCACCACGCTGGCCTCGATGATCGACAAGATCAACACCGAGCGTCATGAGCACATCATGACCATCGAGGACCCCATCGAGTACCTGCACCCGCACAAGAACTGCCTGGTGAACCAGCGCGAGGTCGGTGCGGACACGCGCAACTTCAAGACGGCCCTCAAGTACATCCTCCGCCAGGACCCGGACGTGGTGCTCGTCGGCGAGTTGCGCGACCTGGAGACCATCGAAGCGGCGCTCACCATCGCGGAGACAGGCCACATCTGCTACGCGACGCTGCACACCAACAGCGCGGTGCAGACCATCAACCGCATCCTGGACGTCTTCCCCCCGTACCAGCAGCCCCAGGTGCGCGCCCAGCTGTCCTTCGTGCTGGAAGGCGTGATGAGCCAGGCGCTCGTCGCCAAGCAGGGCGCTCCGGGCCGCGTGCTGGCCCTGGAGGTCATGGTGCCCAACCCCGCCATCCGGAACCTCATCCGCGAGGACAAGGTCCACCAGATCTACTCGTCCATGCAGGTGGGTCAGGCGAAGTACGGCATGCAGACGTTCAACCAGGCGCTGGCCGCCCTTCTGGCGCGCCGGGTCATCTCCCAGGACGAGGCCTTCGGCCGTTCTTCCGACCCGGAGGAGCTGCGCAACATCCTCGCCACGGGCGGTGGACCGGGTGGAGCCCAGCGGCCGGCCGGGGGAGCGGGTGCCCGTTAG
- the pilB gene encoding type IV-A pilus assembly ATPase PilB, whose protein sequence is MSGRLGELLVRENLISVQQLRKAQEEQQKSGARIGTALIKTGAIEESKLTDFLSKQYGVPAINLKDFDIDPDIIKLVPKEVAEKHLVIPVNRAGPSLIVAMCDPSNIFAVDDLKFLTGYNIEAVVASEISIRESIERYYAEKGPSLEDIVGDVGDDIEVAKEEQENVDEMARAADDAPVVKLVNLILMDAIKKRASDIHIEPYEKDFRVRFRIDGVMYEVMRPPMKLRNAITSRLKIMASLDISERRLPQDGRIKIKIGGGKEMDFRVSVCPTLFGEKVVMRLLDKSNLQLDMTKLGFDAQPLAWFKEAIDRPYGMVLVTGPTGSGKTTTLYSALSSLNDVGTNICTAEDPVEFNFAGINQVQMHEDIGLNFAAGLRSFLRQDPDIIMIGEIRDFETAEIGVKAALTGHLVLSTLHTNDAPGTVSRLLNMGIEPFLVTASLNLILAQRLARRLCPACKRPAEKVDEQALIDAGIPPDKMGTFTMYEKVGCRECNDRGYRGRVAIYEVMPFWDGLKELVINGASAAELKQEAIRLGMSSLRMSALKKLMDGMTTLEEVVGNTAPDRF, encoded by the coding sequence ATGTCCGGTCGACTCGGTGAATTGCTGGTGCGCGAGAATCTCATCTCCGTCCAGCAACTCCGCAAGGCGCAGGAGGAGCAGCAGAAGAGTGGTGCGCGCATCGGCACGGCGCTCATCAAGACGGGCGCCATCGAGGAGTCGAAGCTCACCGACTTCCTGTCGAAGCAGTACGGCGTCCCGGCCATCAACCTGAAGGACTTCGACATTGATCCGGACATCATCAAGCTCGTGCCCAAGGAAGTGGCCGAGAAGCACCTGGTGATCCCGGTCAACCGCGCGGGCCCGTCCCTCATCGTGGCCATGTGCGACCCGTCCAACATCTTCGCGGTGGACGACCTGAAGTTCCTCACCGGCTACAACATCGAAGCCGTCGTCGCGTCCGAAATCTCCATCCGCGAATCGATTGAGCGCTACTACGCGGAGAAGGGCCCCTCGCTGGAGGACATCGTCGGCGACGTGGGCGACGACATTGAAGTCGCCAAGGAGGAGCAGGAGAACGTGGATGAGATGGCCAGGGCCGCGGATGACGCGCCCGTGGTCAAGCTGGTGAACCTCATCCTCATGGACGCCATCAAGAAGCGCGCGTCCGACATCCACATCGAGCCGTACGAGAAGGATTTCCGGGTCCGCTTCCGCATCGACGGCGTGATGTACGAGGTGATGCGCCCGCCCATGAAGCTGCGCAACGCCATCACCAGCCGTCTCAAGATCATGGCGTCGCTGGACATCTCCGAACGGCGCCTGCCGCAGGACGGCCGCATCAAGATCAAGATCGGCGGCGGCAAGGAGATGGACTTCCGCGTGAGCGTGTGCCCCACGCTCTTCGGCGAGAAGGTCGTGATGCGCTTGCTCGACAAGAGCAACCTGCAGCTGGACATGACGAAGCTGGGCTTCGACGCGCAGCCCCTGGCCTGGTTCAAGGAGGCCATCGACCGGCCCTACGGCATGGTGCTGGTGACGGGTCCCACGGGCTCCGGCAAGACGACGACGCTGTACTCCGCGCTCTCCAGCCTCAACGACGTGGGCACCAACATCTGCACCGCGGAGGACCCGGTCGAGTTCAACTTCGCCGGCATCAACCAGGTGCAGATGCATGAAGACATCGGCCTGAACTTCGCGGCCGGCCTGCGCTCCTTCCTCCGCCAGGACCCCGACATCATCATGATCGGTGAGATCCGCGACTTCGAGACGGCGGAAATCGGCGTGAAGGCGGCGCTCACGGGCCACCTGGTGCTCTCCACGCTGCACACCAACGACGCCCCGGGCACGGTCAGCCGTCTGCTCAACATGGGCATCGAGCCGTTCCTCGTGACGGCGTCGCTCAACCTCATCCTCGCCCAGCGTCTGGCGCGCCGGCTGTGCCCCGCGTGCAAGCGCCCCGCGGAGAAGGTGGACGAGCAGGCCCTCATCGACGCGGGCATCCCGCCGGACAAGATGGGCACCTTCACCATGTACGAGAAGGTCGGCTGCCGCGAGTGCAACGACCGCGGCTACCGCGGCCGCGTGGCCATCTACGAGGTCATGCCCTTCTGGGACGGCCTCAAGGAGCTGGTCATCAACGGCGCCTCCGCCGCGGAGCTCAAGCAGGAGGCCATCCGCCTGGGCATGAGCAGCCTGCGCATGAGCGCGCTCAAGAAGCTCATGGACGGCATGACCACGCTCGAAGAGGTCGTGGGCAACACCGCGCCGGACCGCTTCTAG
- a CDS encoding bifunctional riboflavin kinase/FAD synthetase: MKVFQSVSEAGRQLQGQALALGNFDGVHVGHQALFAEALRHAPANALTFQPHPGKVLQPDLAPKLITLLPRKLELLAACGLSHVVVQSFTRDYARSTPQDFEAALFDTLGVGHVVVGSDYTYGAQRAGTVTTLRDAAAKRGAQVHVVQPVNVDGVVASSSRIREYILEGRVGAARRLLGRPFDLDGTVVSGAGRGRTIGFPTANVDTQNELRPAPGVYAIRVRLLAEAEGPWRPGAANIGVKPTFGGTEVTIEAHLLDFSGDLYGKELRVQFLERLRPEQRFGSAAELVGQIKRDVEAARTVMARGDG; the protein is encoded by the coding sequence ATGAAGGTCTTCCAGTCCGTGTCCGAGGCGGGCCGCCAGCTTCAGGGGCAGGCCCTCGCGCTGGGCAACTTCGACGGCGTGCACGTGGGCCACCAGGCCCTCTTCGCGGAGGCGCTTCGCCACGCCCCCGCGAACGCGCTCACCTTCCAGCCCCACCCGGGCAAGGTGCTCCAGCCGGACCTGGCCCCCAAGCTGATTACGCTCCTGCCGCGCAAGCTGGAGCTGCTCGCCGCGTGCGGCCTGTCCCACGTGGTGGTGCAGTCCTTCACCCGCGACTACGCGCGCTCCACGCCGCAGGACTTCGAGGCCGCCCTCTTCGACACCCTGGGAGTGGGCCACGTCGTCGTGGGCAGCGACTACACCTATGGCGCCCAGCGCGCCGGCACCGTCACCACGCTGCGCGACGCCGCGGCGAAGCGGGGCGCGCAGGTGCACGTCGTGCAGCCGGTGAACGTGGACGGCGTCGTCGCGTCCTCGTCGCGGATCCGCGAGTACATCCTGGAGGGCAGGGTGGGCGCGGCCAGGCGCCTGCTCGGCCGCCCGTTCGACCTGGACGGCACGGTGGTGTCCGGCGCGGGTCGGGGACGCACCATCGGCTTTCCCACCGCCAACGTGGACACGCAGAACGAATTGCGACCCGCGCCCGGCGTGTACGCCATCCGCGTGCGCCTCCTGGCGGAGGCCGAAGGGCCCTGGCGGCCGGGGGCGGCCAACATCGGCGTGAAGCCCACCTTTGGTGGCACGGAGGTCACCATCGAGGCGCACCTCCTGGACTTCTCCGGCGACCTCTACGGCAAGGAGCTGCGGGTGCAGTTCCTGGAGCGGCTGCGGCCCGAGCAGCGCTTCGGCTCCGCCGCCGAGTTGGTGGGTCAAATCAAACGCGACGTGGAAGCCGCGCGCACAGTGATGGCCCGCGGCGACGGGTAG
- the trmB gene encoding tRNA (guanine(46)-N(7))-methyltransferase TrmB gives MRPALLPDPVGLKFVPLEAPPDWDAEFGFTGPLELEIGSGAGGHALEYCRRNPGVRFVAFEWRKKYARDTQMRAEKAGMKNLRVIESDARFVVPRIFAPGSLDVIHLQFPDPWWKRSHAKRAVVQPDFAKVMLGLLKPGGRFDMRTDVQDRAVAMLEILEAAGFHNPLGAGVFHPYDPEEVPSTRERRYLASGEPVYRARLVKPAS, from the coding sequence ATGCGCCCTGCCCTGCTCCCTGATCCGGTCGGCCTCAAGTTCGTCCCCCTGGAAGCGCCCCCGGACTGGGACGCGGAGTTCGGCTTCACGGGCCCATTGGAGCTGGAGATCGGCTCCGGGGCGGGCGGGCACGCGCTGGAGTACTGCCGCCGCAACCCCGGCGTGCGCTTCGTGGCCTTCGAGTGGCGCAAGAAGTACGCGCGCGACACGCAGATGCGCGCGGAGAAGGCGGGCATGAAGAACCTGCGCGTCATCGAATCCGACGCGCGCTTCGTGGTGCCGCGCATCTTCGCCCCCGGGTCGCTGGACGTCATCCACCTGCAGTTCCCCGACCCGTGGTGGAAGCGCTCGCACGCCAAGCGGGCGGTCGTGCAGCCCGACTTCGCGAAGGTGATGCTGGGGCTGCTCAAGCCCGGCGGCCGCTTCGACATGCGCACCGACGTGCAGGACCGCGCGGTGGCCATGCTCGAAATCCTGGAGGCGGCGGGCTTCCACAATCCGCTGGGCGCCGGGGTGTTCCACCCGTACGACCCGGAGGAGGTGCCCTCCACCCGCGAGCGGCGCTACCTGGCGTCCGGAGAGCCCGTGTACCGCGCACGCCTGGTGAAACCCGCGTCCTAG
- a CDS encoding diguanylate cyclase, translated as MPEAERKRMPEGVRRSGPGNDFSGRTVLIVDDDPAQIRHVREGLAPHGYIFKEALDGAQALSAIRAGRPDLIVMDVEMPGLGGVEVCRIVKANAGEGGFGFIPVILMTARQAAGKVEGLELGADDYLVKPFDMLELGARVKSMLRLKALQDALLEKNRELEWANRELDRRRQELLALSRTDALTGLYNRRYFEERLSEEFMRSRRYRSPLSLVMLDIDHFKRINDTFGHPFGDEVLRAVAHTARATLREVDLLARYGGEEFIALLPEAAPQDALRACERVREAIERLELTWKGPDGMSQEVKLTASLGVATVPADDLPGTEALLRAADASLYSAKGTGRNRVHQHAA; from the coding sequence ATGCCGGAAGCCGAAAGGAAACGGATGCCGGAGGGCGTGCGCAGGAGCGGACCCGGCAACGACTTCTCCGGGCGCACCGTGCTCATCGTGGACGATGATCCGGCGCAGATCCGCCACGTGCGCGAGGGCCTGGCCCCGCACGGTTACATCTTCAAGGAAGCGCTGGATGGGGCGCAGGCGCTGTCCGCCATCCGCGCGGGCCGGCCGGACCTCATCGTGATGGACGTGGAGATGCCGGGCCTGGGCGGCGTGGAGGTGTGCCGCATCGTCAAGGCGAACGCGGGCGAGGGCGGCTTCGGCTTCATCCCCGTCATCCTGATGACGGCCCGGCAGGCGGCGGGCAAGGTGGAGGGGCTGGAGCTGGGCGCGGACGACTACCTGGTGAAGCCGTTCGACATGCTGGAATTGGGCGCGCGCGTGAAATCCATGCTGCGGCTCAAGGCGCTGCAGGACGCGCTCCTTGAGAAGAACCGCGAGTTGGAGTGGGCCAACCGCGAGCTGGACCGCCGCCGGCAGGAGCTGCTCGCGCTCAGCCGCACGGACGCGCTCACGGGCCTGTACAACCGGCGCTATTTCGAGGAGCGGCTGAGCGAGGAGTTCATGCGCTCGCGCCGCTACCGCTCCCCCCTGTCGCTGGTGATGCTGGACATCGACCACTTCAAGCGCATCAACGACACGTTCGGCCACCCCTTCGGGGACGAGGTGCTGCGCGCGGTGGCGCACACGGCGCGTGCGACGCTGCGGGAGGTGGACCTTTTGGCCCGCTACGGCGGTGAGGAGTTCATTGCCCTCCTGCCGGAGGCGGCCCCCCAGGACGCGCTGCGGGCGTGCGAGCGGGTGCGCGAGGCCATCGAGCGGCTGGAGCTGACGTGGAAGGGCCCGGACGGAATGTCGCAGGAGGTGAAGCTGACCGCGTCGCTGGGCGTGGCGACGGTGCCCGCGGACGACCTGCCGGGCACGGAGGCCCTGCTGCGCGCGGCGGACGCGAGCCTGTATTCCGCCAAGGGAACGGGGCGAAACCGCGTCCACCAGCACGCGGCGTGA